GATACCGGTGGAGTCCCTCTTGTCGTGGACTGGAAGTCCGGCCTTGCGGGCGATCTCCCGTACCTCCCGCTTGTAGAGTTTTCCCAATGGAAACAAGGTCTTCTTGAGTTGGTCCTGGTTCAGGCGGTACAGAAAGTAGCTCTGGTCCTTGGTCCCATCCTCGGCCTTGAGCAACTGATACCTCCCGTCCACCTCCCGCACCTGGGCGTAGTGGCCGGTGGCGATCCAGTCCGCGCCCATGCCCAGCGCATGGTCGAGGAACGCCTTGAACTTGATCTCGGCGTTGCACAGCACGTCGGGGTTGGGCGTGCGCCCCGCCTGGTACTCCGCGAGGAAGTGGCTGAACACCCGCGCCTTGTATTCTTTGGAGAAGTTGACCGCCTCGATCTCAATGCCGAGGACATCGGCCACCGACACTGCGTCCACCAAGTCCTGGCGCGAGGTGCAGTATTGCTCGTCATCGTCGTCCTCCCAGTTTTTCATGAACAGGCCGACGACTTCAAAGCCCTGCTCCTTCAACAGCAGCGCCGCCACCGAGGAATCGACGCCGCCGGACATGCCGACGATGACGCGCTTGCGAACCATGGCTCAGCCAAGATGAGTCAGGACCCCTAGAGGGTATCGCCGCCCGGCGAGGTAGTCCTCGACGCATCGGAGGACCAGGGGGCTGCGATGGCGGTCCTGGCTGGCCCGGATCTCCTCCGGCGCGAACCACGCCGCCCGGATGATCCCCTTGTCCAAGGGGCGTTCAGGCTCGTGCCCGACCACGGCGCCACAGAAGGCGAACCGCAGATAGGTGGTGCCCGTTTCCGCGTAGTGCCAGCGGTAGATTCCCAACAGCCATCGGGGTTCGAAGTGATACGCGGTCTCTTCCAGGGTTTCCCGGGTCACTGCCTCCATCAGGCTCTCGTGAGGCTCCAGGTGCCCCGCCGGCTGGTTGAAGCGGCGTCCCTGGCGCGTGCGCTCCTCCACCAGAAGAAACCGGCCCTCGTGCTCCACCACCGCCGCCACCGTGACGTTGGGCTTCCAGACCATGTCGAGGAATCTAAAAAAATCATTATTTTAACCCACCAGGTCGGCGGCACAAAGACAAAGAAAAGGCAGGGCACGCTCTCGCCCTGCCTTTCCGAAGGAACCGGTGCGCCCGGTTACTTCTTCGTTTCCTCTTTCTTCTCTTCCTTCTTCTCTTCCTTCTTCTTATTCTCCTTCTTCTCGGCCTTTACTTCCTTCTTTTCTTCCTTCTTTTCCTGCGCCATCACCGGGTTGGCCGCCAATCCGAGGGCGATCAGGGAAGCGAACAGAGCGGACAGCAGTTTGCGCATTTTTTTTCCTCAAAATAAGGGTTGAACCATATTGACTCTTGCGACCGGGGAAACCGGCCGCTCCCCAATAACGCACCGCCTGCCCAAGGGTTGACAGGAAGGAGGAAAAGGCCGGGTGATGCCCCTCCCGATCCTTTTGCTGCGCCCGCTCCCAAAGACGACCCCCTCGGCGACGGGGGCCGGTCGGCGAGCTCGAGGGTTCAGCCCCCAAAGTTTTGCGCGGCAAACCTCCAGTTCACCAGTTTCCAGAAAGCGGCCACGTAGTCGGGGCGCCGGTTGCGGTAGTCGATGTAGTAGGCGTGTTCCCAGACGTCACAGGTCAGAAGAGGGATGTCCGGGCCGGTCAGAGGGGTCTGGGCGTTCGAGGTATTGACGATGTCGACCGTGCCGTCGGGCTTTTTCACCAGCCAGGTCCAGCCGGAGCCGAAATTGCCCACCGCGCTTTTGCTAAAAGCGTCCTGGAAAGCCTCGTAAGAGCCCCATTTCTTGTGGATGGCCGCGCCGAGCGGGCCTTCAGGCTGCCCGCCCCCCTGGGGGGACAGGGAATTCCAGTAGAAAGTATGGTTCCAGACCTGGGCCGCGTTGTTGAAAATGCCGCCGGCCGGCGCCTTCTTGATGATCTCTTCCAGGGACAGGTGCTCGAATTCCGTGCCCTTGATCAAGTTGTTGAGGTTGGTCACGTAGGCCTGATGATGTTTCCCATAGTGGTATTCCAGCGTTTCCTTGGAAATGTGCGGCTGGAGCGCGTCCATGGGGTATGGAAGGGGAGGAAGCTGATGCTGCATTGAGTTCTCCTTCTTGGTTGACGGTCAACAAAGCCTCAATACGTCGAGACGCGAATACACGCGAAACCCCTTCGGCCAAGACCCGGGCCGGCGAAGTTTGCCGCGCCATCCCTACGACACCGCTCTAGGCACTGGTGCGAATGGGCGCGGCCTCACCCGCAAGGGGTGGCCAAGGACTTGCGCCCATGCGCCATGCCAGGGATGCGCGCCGGTTGAATAAAGCGATTTGGGGGCAGTCCCTGCGGCTTGACTGCCGGCAGACGGGCTACGCGACGCGTAGCCCGCAAGCTGTGAAGTGTTCGTTCTCCTGCTGGCGCAGTTTACTACAAGAGGTTCAGCCGAAAAAGGCGGTTCGCAGCACGCCGCCGCTCGCCACCATGAAGAACAGCATCGGAATCGAAAGCATCGTGTTGGTGCGCGAGGCCAGGAACGCCACGCGCCGCGCCCGATTCTTTTCCTCGTCGGTCGCCTCCACAAGCCCCAGGATCTTCTTCTGGTTGGGCCAGATCAACACCCACACGTTGAACAGCATGATGGTGCCAAGCCAGGCCCCGACGCCGATGGGATAGAACGTGCGATCGAGAAAGAAGAACGCGTCGAAGAAGTGCGCGCCCAACAGGTTTGCGCCGGCCAACCACGTCACCACCGCCGCCCAGCGGAAGTACAGCAGGGCGCGCGGCGCCACGTGCTTGGTGATGCCGGCTGCGGTGCCGTCGGCCTGGGCAGCTTTCAGGGCGTCCACTTGGACGAAGTTGAAGTAGTAGAGCAGTCCAATCCACATCACGCCGGCCAGGATGTGAATCCAACGGCCGATGCCAAGTTGAAGGAATTCCATGGTCACCCTCCCAAGGCGAACTTG
The window above is part of the Pelomicrobium methylotrophicum genome. Proteins encoded here:
- a CDS encoding superoxide dismutase, with protein sequence MQHQLPPLPYPMDALQPHISKETLEYHYGKHHQAYVTNLNNLIKGTEFEHLSLEEIIKKAPAGGIFNNAAQVWNHTFYWNSLSPQGGGQPEGPLGAAIHKKWGSYEAFQDAFSKSAVGNFGSGWTWLVKKPDGTVDIVNTSNAQTPLTGPDIPLLTCDVWEHAYYIDYRNRRPDYVAAFWKLVNWRFAAQNFGG
- a CDS encoding NUDIX hydrolase, yielding MVWKPNVTVAAVVEHEGRFLLVEERTRQGRRFNQPAGHLEPHESLMEAVTRETLEETAYHFEPRWLLGIYRWHYAETGTTYLRFAFCGAVVGHEPERPLDKGIIRAAWFAPEEIRASQDRHRSPLVLRCVEDYLAGRRYPLGVLTHLG
- a CDS encoding urate hydroxylase PuuD, with amino-acid sequence MEFLQLGIGRWIHILAGVMWIGLLYYFNFVQVDALKAAQADGTAAGITKHVAPRALLYFRWAAVVTWLAGANLLGAHFFDAFFFLDRTFYPIGVGAWLGTIMLFNVWVLIWPNQKKILGLVEATDEEKNRARRVAFLASRTNTMLSIPMLFFMVASGGVLRTAFFG
- the mnmA gene encoding tRNA 2-thiouridine(34) synthase MnmA, which encodes MVRKRVIVGMSGGVDSSVAALLLKEQGFEVVGLFMKNWEDDDDEQYCTSRQDLVDAVSVADVLGIEIEAVNFSKEYKARVFSHFLAEYQAGRTPNPDVLCNAEIKFKAFLDHALGMGADWIATGHYAQVREVDGRYQLLKAEDGTKDQSYFLYRLNQDQLKKTLFPLGKLYKREVREIARKAGLPVHDKRDSTGICFIGERPFREFLGRYLPQQPGPMETPEGKVVGRHVGLMFYTIGQRHGLGIGGPGEPWYVAGKDLARNALIVVQGRDHPLLWRDELTCADLSWVGGSAPPCHWVYAAKTRYRQADAPCTISAVTEGRATVRFAAPQWAVTPGQSVVIYESRVCLGGGIIE